A single window of Bradyrhizobium daqingense DNA harbors:
- a CDS encoding PAS domain-containing protein, with translation MKHPSSRAFFAYWDKKRGTARAPDRADIDPAAVRDLLSDIFVLSCEPNLGFPFRVAGTRVCALAGGDLKDRSFAALFTPETRGEIEEITTIVADETLGAIAGLTAAREDGSKAHLELLLLPFNARPHTPVSVTGVLAPFDDECGTLGAFTLTSWRYLHQPEKLLPRAIRKLQIARGLMVYEGLR, from the coding sequence ATGAAACATCCGTCGAGCCGCGCGTTCTTCGCGTATTGGGACAAGAAGCGTGGCACCGCGCGGGCCCCTGATCGGGCCGACATCGACCCGGCTGCCGTCCGCGATCTGCTCAGCGACATCTTCGTGCTGTCCTGCGAGCCCAATCTCGGCTTCCCGTTCCGCGTGGCCGGCACGCGGGTCTGCGCGCTCGCCGGGGGCGACCTCAAGGACCGGAGCTTTGCGGCGCTGTTCACGCCGGAAACCCGCGGCGAGATCGAGGAGATCACCACCATTGTCGCCGACGAGACGCTGGGCGCAATCGCCGGCCTCACCGCCGCGCGCGAGGACGGCAGCAAGGCGCATCTCGAGCTGCTGCTGCTTCCCTTCAACGCCCGCCCGCACACACCCGTCAGCGTGACCGGCGTGCTGGCACCGTTCGACGATGAATGCGGCACGCTCGGTGCCTTCACCCTCACCTCATGGCGCTATCTGCATCAGCCGGAGAAGCTGCTGCCGCGCGCAATCCGCAAACTGCAGATCGCACGCGGGCTGATGGTGTATGAGGGGCTGCGCTAA
- a CDS encoding IS3-like element ISRj2 family transposase (programmed frameshift), with product MTKKSRRTHSPAFKAKVALAAVKGDKTLAELAQLFDVHPNQITIWKNQLLEGAAGVFGHDKTSAETPVDLKALHAKIGELALENGFFVRRAHQGGPAERKAMIDRGHDLSIVRQAKVLKLARSTVYYEPRPVSAEDLALMRRLDELHLDYPFAGARMLRSLLRREGVYAGRRHIATLMKRMGIEAVYRRPNTSKPAPGHKIYPYLLRGLKIERPDHAWAMDITYIPMRRGFVYLAAVVDVFSRRVLAHRVSITMEAAFCVEAVQEALAKHGRPAIFNTDQGSQFTSLEFTDVLLDAKIAISMDGKGAWRDNVFVERLWRTVKYEEVYLRAYDSVSEARASIAKYLAFYNQGRPHSSLDGRTPDEAYFGTQAMVMAA from the exons ATGACGAAGAAGAGCCGCCGGACGCATTCTCCGGCATTCAAGGCGAAGGTTGCTTTGGCTGCGGTCAAAGGAGACAAGACACTGGCGGAGCTGGCGCAACTGTTTGATGTTCATCCGAACCAGATCACGATCTGGAAAAACCAGCTCCTGGAAGGCGCCGCCGGCGTGTTTGGGCATGACAAGACATCGGCCGAGACGCCGGTCGATTTGAAGGCGTTGCATGCCAAGATCGGCGAGCTGGCGTTGGAAAACG GATTTTTTGTCCGGCGCGCTCACCAAGGCGGGCCTGCTGAGCGCAAAGCGATGATCGACCGCGGTCATGATCTTTCTATCGTGCGCCAGGCGAAGGTCCTGAAGCTGGCTCGCAGCACGGTCTACTATGAACCTCGGCCAGTTTCGGCCGAGGACCTTGCCTTGATGCGTCGGCTCGATGAGCTGCATCTCGATTATCCCTTCGCGGGAGCGCGTATGCTGCGATCGTTGCTGCGGCGGGAGGGGGTATACGCCGGTCGCCGCCACATCGCGACGCTGATGAAGCGCATGGGGATCGAGGCGGTCTATCGTCGCCCGAACACGAGCAAGCCGGCTCCGGGTCACAAGATCTACCCGTACCTGTTGCGCGGATTGAAGATCGAGCGGCCCGACCATGCGTGGGCAATGGACATCACCTACATTCCGATGCGGCGTGGCTTCGTCTATCTCGCGGCGGTCGTCGATGTGTTCAGCCGACGGGTCCTGGCCCATCGCGTCTCGATCACAATGGAGGCGGCCTTCTGCGTCGAAGCGGTCCAGGAGGCGTTGGCGAAGCACGGCAGGCCCGCGATTTTCAACACGGACCAGGGCAGCCAGTTCACCAGCCTCGAGTTCACCGATGTGCTGCTGGACGCGAAGATCGCCATCAGCATGGATGGCAAGGGCGCCTGGCGCGACAACGTGTTTGTCGAGCGGCTCTGGCGCACGGTCAAATACGAAGAAGTTTATCTCCGCGCCTACGACAGCGTGTCCGAGGCGCGAGCGTCAATTGCCAAGTATCTGGCCTTCTACAATCAGGGACGCCCTCACTCGAGCCTTGACGGGCGCACGCCCGACGAGGCTTACTTCGGCACGCAAGCTATGGTGATGGCCGCATGA
- a CDS encoding rhomboid family intramembrane serine protease, which produces MDSPPNSPPQESPDLPAVQEKAPREPILTLPAALTAYIVLLAVIHLRVLLPPELENWTIDVFGFIPKRYDSSLLNLQIPGGTGAKVWTFVTYSLLHANLTHLGFNLLWLLPFGSALARRFGAVRFFVFMAVTAAAGALAHLITHEHAVAPMIGASASVSGAMAAAIRFAFARGSFLSFSRSDAATAAKVPALPLSRALRDGRVVGFLAVWFGVNIIFGLGAIGVDAETTSVAWQAHIGGFFAGLLLFALFDPVPRVRSDAADAS; this is translated from the coding sequence TTGGATTCCCCGCCAAATTCTCCGCCGCAGGAGTCTCCGGATCTGCCGGCCGTCCAGGAGAAGGCTCCGCGCGAGCCGATCCTGACACTGCCGGCGGCGCTGACCGCCTATATCGTTCTGCTCGCGGTGATCCATCTGCGGGTGCTGCTGCCGCCGGAGCTCGAGAACTGGACCATCGACGTCTTCGGCTTCATCCCGAAGCGGTACGATTCCTCGCTACTGAATCTGCAGATCCCGGGCGGGACGGGGGCGAAGGTCTGGACCTTCGTCACCTATTCGCTGTTGCACGCCAATCTGACCCATCTCGGCTTCAACCTGCTGTGGCTGTTGCCGTTCGGCAGCGCGCTGGCGCGGCGGTTCGGGGCCGTCAGGTTCTTCGTGTTCATGGCGGTGACGGCGGCGGCCGGCGCGCTCGCCCATCTCATCACCCATGAGCATGCGGTTGCGCCAATGATCGGCGCCTCGGCTTCGGTGTCCGGCGCAATGGCGGCGGCGATCCGCTTCGCCTTCGCCCGCGGCAGCTTTCTCTCGTTCAGCCGCTCGGACGCCGCTACCGCCGCGAAGGTTCCGGCGCTGCCGCTGTCGCGCGCGCTGCGCGACGGGCGCGTGGTCGGCTTCCTCGCGGTCTGGTTCGGCGTCAACATCATTTTCGGTCTCGGCGCGATCGGCGTCGATGCGGAGACAACGAGCGTGGCCTGGCAGGCGCATATCGGCGGCTTTTTCGCAGGGCTCCTGCTGTTCGCGCTGTTCGATCCCGTGCCGCGCGTGCGAAGCGATGCTGCGGATGCGTCATAA
- a CDS encoding patatin-like phospholipase family protein — protein sequence MLDILKGRGANGSNGEKAGEKVGLGTTRRPVIGLALGGGAARGFAHIGIIRTLIANGIVPDVVVGTSIGAVVGGLHAAGRLDTFEDWGRSLQGMRNILGYLDIRLNGSGLLGGEKLATRLEEAVGQALIEDLPIKFAAVATEVRTGHEIWLTRGRVVDAMRASYALPGIFAPVLIGDRWLVDGALVNPVPVSAARALGAEIVIAANLSSDIFTHSTTIYSHGAMPAPVAVVPEVSTAKRRFPRFFSPEKTMKREFFGGGGRPGISSVMVDAFNIMQDRITRARLAGDPPDLLITPRVGQFGWFDFHRSEDLIAHGTRAAERALDSIQEAIHVLAPPPEGAAPTAQE from the coding sequence GTGCTGGATATTTTGAAGGGTCGGGGCGCGAACGGCTCCAATGGGGAAAAAGCGGGGGAGAAGGTGGGGCTCGGCACCACCCGCCGGCCGGTCATCGGCCTTGCCCTCGGCGGCGGCGCGGCGCGCGGCTTTGCCCATATCGGGATCATCAGAACTCTGATCGCCAATGGGATCGTGCCCGACGTCGTGGTCGGCACCTCCATCGGCGCCGTGGTCGGCGGACTCCATGCGGCCGGCCGGCTCGATACGTTCGAAGATTGGGGGCGCAGCCTGCAGGGCATGCGCAACATCCTCGGCTATCTCGATATCCGCCTCAACGGCTCCGGCCTGCTCGGGGGCGAGAAATTGGCAACCCGGCTCGAGGAGGCGGTCGGGCAGGCCCTGATCGAGGACCTCCCGATCAAGTTCGCCGCCGTGGCGACCGAGGTCCGCACCGGCCACGAGATCTGGCTGACGCGCGGCCGCGTGGTCGATGCGATGCGCGCCTCCTATGCGCTGCCCGGCATCTTCGCGCCCGTGCTGATCGGCGACCGTTGGCTGGTCGACGGCGCGCTGGTCAATCCGGTGCCGGTCTCGGCCGCCCGCGCGCTCGGCGCCGAAATCGTCATCGCCGCAAATCTTTCCAGCGACATCTTCACCCATTCCACGACGATCTATTCGCACGGCGCGATGCCCGCGCCAGTGGCAGTCGTACCCGAAGTGTCGACTGCCAAGCGGCGCTTTCCGCGATTTTTCTCACCCGAGAAGACCATGAAGCGCGAGTTCTTCGGCGGCGGCGGACGGCCCGGCATCTCCTCGGTGATGGTGGATGCCTTCAACATCATGCAGGACCGCATCACGCGCGCCCGCCTTGCCGGCGATCCGCCCGACCTGTTGATCACACCGCGCGTCGGCCAGTTCGGCTGGTTCGACTTCCACCGCTCCGAGGACCTGATCGCGCACGGCACGCGCGCCGCCGAGCGCGCGTTGGACTCGATCCAGGAGGCGATCCACGTGCTGGCGCCGCCGCCTGAAGGGGCAGCGCCCACCGCACAAGAGTGA
- a CDS encoding CBS domain-containing protein, translated as MTVRSILSTKGHQIMSVEPDAKLSAAVKLLGEKKIGAVLVMNQSRLEGILSERDIVRVLGERGASVLDEPVAQVMTRKVVTCKETDTVAELMETMTTGKFRHLPVIDNGKVVGLISIGDIVKRRVQEYESEQEALRDYIKTA; from the coding sequence ATGACGGTACGTTCCATTCTCAGTACCAAGGGCCATCAGATCATGAGCGTCGAGCCCGACGCCAAGTTGTCGGCCGCGGTCAAGCTGCTGGGCGAAAAGAAGATCGGTGCGGTGCTGGTGATGAACCAGAGCCGGCTCGAAGGCATCCTGTCCGAGCGCGACATCGTGCGCGTGCTCGGCGAGCGCGGCGCCAGCGTGCTGGATGAACCGGTTGCCCAGGTCATGACTCGCAAGGTCGTCACCTGCAAGGAGACCGATACGGTCGCCGAGCTCATGGAAACGATGACCACGGGCAAGTTCCGCCATCTGCCCGTGATCGACAACGGCAAGGTGGTGGGCCTGATCTCGATCGGCGACATCGTCAAGCGCCGCGTCCAGGAATACGAGTCCGAGCAGGAAGCCCTGCGCGACTACATCAAGACCGCCTGA